In one window of Candidatus Scalindua sp. DNA:
- a CDS encoding antitoxin family protein, with translation MNTYNSTIKERGTNMLRKIRARFSHGVIEPLEKINVTEGKELEITIEEKPTKAEDESFLKAAGSWKGLIDAEVMINNIYADRHLSTRPEVKL, from the coding sequence ATGAATACGTATAATTCAACAATTAAAGAAAGGGGGACAAACATGCTCAGGAAAATAAGGGCGCGATTCTCACACGGTGTTATTGAACCCTTGGAGAAGATTAATGTAACTGAAGGTAAAGAATTGGAAATAACCATCGAAGAAAAACCAACTAAAGCAGAGGATGAATCTTTTCTCAAAGCCGCAGGAAGCTGGAAAGGGTTAATTGATGCAGAAGTAATGATTAATAATATTTATGCAGACCGTCATCTTTCTACACGTCCAGAAGTAAAGTTATGA
- a CDS encoding type II toxin-antitoxin system VapC family toxin has translation MKYLIDTDWAIHYLNGKQNIVDQLIALRKEGLAISVTSLAEVYEGVYYSLDPKSSQEGLNNFLKLVSVLPDSDEIAKIFGKVRGGLRKKGELIDNFDLMIASTALHHNLTVLTNNCKHFEKVDELEIISIKV, from the coding sequence ATGAAATACTTAATTGATACAGATTGGGCTATTCATTACTTAAACGGCAAACAAAACATTGTAGATCAATTAATTGCTCTAAGAAAAGAAGGATTGGCGATAAGTGTTACTTCTCTAGCTGAGGTTTATGAAGGAGTTTATTATTCTCTTGATCCTAAAAGCAGTCAAGAGGGCTTAAACAACTTTTTAAAACTAGTTTCTGTTCTACCTGATAGTGATGAGATAGCCAAAATTTTCGGTAAAGTGCGCGGAGGGCTCAGGAAAAAAGGAGAGTTGATTGATAATTTTGATCTCATGATTGCATCCACCGCACTTCACCACAACCTTACAGTTCTTACTAACAACTGCAAACACTTCGAGAAAGTGGACGAGCTAGAAATCATTTCAATTAAAGTTTAA
- a CDS encoding thiamine pyrophosphate-dependent enzyme: protein MNVNMEKSAYENFKDISQDEHIAPGTALCSGCGGLLALRLALKVLGENVVIVNAAGCFTLLSVYPFNPFRSSWMYTAMACAPAGAQGIRDALDILIKKGKVKKEDDLKVVVLTGDGTANDIGLQATSAVLQRNLDFYYLCYDNEAYSNTGFQMSSATPFGSKTNTSVPGGVNPGGTAQKKKDLFEIWRAHKPPYMATIAPSHPVDLSNKFKKAAQFKGPKLFITFAPCPSGWSFDDSKSVEISKLAVQTGIWPLKEAICGELSHTVIPKFKPVETYLVAQERYDHLFHPVKQVDVIRVIKEDIDHYWQPYLGVEPLQDQS, encoded by the coding sequence ATGAATGTAAATATGGAGAAGAGCGCATATGAGAATTTCAAGGATATATCTCAGGATGAGCATATTGCCCCTGGGACTGCCTTGTGTTCGGGCTGCGGTGGGCTATTGGCCTTACGGCTTGCACTGAAGGTATTGGGGGAAAATGTTGTCATTGTGAATGCAGCCGGCTGTTTCACCCTGCTGTCCGTTTATCCATTCAACCCGTTCAGGTCATCATGGATGTATACGGCCATGGCGTGCGCCCCGGCAGGTGCTCAGGGTATACGGGATGCACTTGATATTCTCATAAAAAAAGGAAAAGTAAAAAAGGAAGATGATTTGAAGGTTGTTGTCCTTACGGGAGATGGCACGGCGAACGATATCGGTCTGCAGGCAACATCTGCGGTACTGCAGAGAAACCTGGATTTCTACTATTTATGTTATGATAATGAGGCATACTCTAACACGGGTTTTCAGATGTCAAGTGCGACTCCATTTGGTTCAAAGACAAACACCTCTGTTCCGGGGGGTGTTAACCCGGGAGGTACCGCACAGAAAAAGAAGGATCTGTTTGAGATCTGGAGGGCACACAAACCACCCTATATGGCGACTATTGCACCCTCACATCCTGTCGATCTCTCCAATAAATTCAAAAAAGCAGCTCAATTTAAAGGACCAAAACTGTTTATTACCTTCGCTCCCTGTCCATCAGGATGGTCGTTTGATGATTCAAAATCAGTTGAGATCTCTAAATTAGCGGTTCAGACAGGTATATGGCCACTCAAGGAGGCCATTTGCGGGGAGCTCAGTCATACCGTTATTCCAAAATTCAAGCCCGTTGAGACCTATCTGGTGGCACAGGAGAGATATGATCATCTTTTTCACCCGGTAAAACAGGTTGATGTTATCCGGGTCATTAAAGAAGATATTGACCATTACTGGCAGCCCTATCTGGGGGTTGAGCCGCTGCAGGATCAAAGTTAA
- a CDS encoding pyruvate synthase, with protein MVKEMLTGNFAAAWGARLSGVDYVPAFPITPQTEIIEVISKWVNSGVMDTKFTNMDSEHSMITAAGTAAATGARVFSATSSQGLLYGCEMLYAVAGWRVPFVLINVSRGLSAPITLEPDHNDVLSARDTGLIQLHVETCQEILDTILMAFRIAEDERVFLPVLINMDGFYLSFTREPVEIPGLDEVREFLPEYRPGHAFFLASKPMAQGVAVLGGSVYSYFRYQMHLASSNALRVHNEVAAEFKSIFGRAYSAVEPFKTEDAEYIILMTNSFTVKGKDAVNRFREKGIKVGLVRLRLVRPFPFQELREYLRGKKALAVIDQNISPGSGGILYNEVTSALYHEPNRPGAVLSFIGGLGGKDISLAEFSFILDEMQKSVETGIVPETQLLYTEQDMKNMNNFLNIAGKG; from the coding sequence ATGGTAAAGGAAATGTTGACCGGGAATTTTGCGGCGGCATGGGGTGCAAGGCTTTCCGGGGTAGACTATGTTCCGGCCTTTCCCATTACTCCGCAGACAGAGATAATCGAGGTTATATCAAAATGGGTAAACAGTGGCGTAATGGATACAAAATTTACGAACATGGATTCTGAACACTCGATGATTACGGCAGCAGGAACTGCGGCTGCTACCGGTGCAAGGGTATTTTCTGCTACCTCCAGCCAGGGGCTGCTCTATGGCTGTGAAATGCTGTATGCCGTAGCAGGATGGAGAGTTCCTTTTGTTCTCATCAATGTATCAAGAGGGCTGTCTGCACCGATCACCCTGGAACCGGACCATAACGATGTGCTTTCCGCAAGGGATACGGGCCTGATACAGTTACATGTGGAAACATGCCAGGAGATCCTCGATACTATCCTGATGGCATTCAGGATAGCAGAAGATGAAAGGGTGTTTCTGCCCGTATTGATTAATATGGACGGGTTTTATCTCTCTTTTACCCGAGAGCCGGTTGAAATACCCGGATTGGATGAAGTTAGGGAGTTTCTCCCGGAATATCGCCCCGGGCATGCTTTTTTTCTGGCATCAAAACCGATGGCACAGGGGGTGGCAGTTCTGGGCGGAAGTGTCTATTCATACTTCAGATATCAAATGCATTTAGCTTCGTCTAACGCGTTACGTGTACACAATGAAGTTGCCGCTGAATTCAAGAGTATATTCGGGAGAGCATACTCTGCAGTTGAGCCATTCAAGACGGAAGATGCAGAATATATCATACTGATGACCAACTCTTTTACTGTAAAAGGCAAGGATGCAGTTAACCGGTTCAGAGAAAAAGGGATAAAAGTCGGCCTCGTAAGATTAAGACTTGTCAGACCCTTCCCCTTTCAGGAGCTGAGGGAATACTTACGTGGCAAAAAAGCCCTGGCCGTCATAGACCAGAATATCAGTCCCGGTTCAGGGGGGATCCTCTACAATGAGGTGACATCAGCGCTCTACCATGAACCAAACCGTCCCGGCGCAGTGCTCTCTTTTATTGGCGGTTTAGGCGGAAAAGACATAAGTCTGGCCGAGTTCTCCTTCATACTCGATGAGATGCAAAAGAGTGTGGAAACAGGTATTGTTCCGGAAACTCAACTTTTGTATACCGAACAGGATATGAAAAATATGAACAATTTTCTGAACATAGCAGGAAAAGGATAA
- a CDS encoding 2-oxoacid:acceptor oxidoreductase family protein, with the protein MKRIRFHGRGGQGMKTASRIVGTASFLEGYIAQDCPVYGAERRGAPIQAYTRVSKNPILERGVIVHPDITIIADETLLDDRTANVFQGVYGGTITMINTHYSSAHVRERFGISGKIVTLDMTDIVLTQIGKPVLSSVAAASASKLTGMVTRQSLKEAIVRELFSVDIPKEVVKKNVEAALICFDRTPDIHIDHSEPMKEDNTFVKLEYSGPYLGTPSTYARGNTVLKKTGNWRLFKPVIDHERCSRCRACFVHCPHSCISLDTAGYPRIDYENCKGCLICLEECPKKVILKKREVREW; encoded by the coding sequence ATGAAGAGAATCCGGTTTCACGGCAGGGGCGGACAGGGGATGAAGACTGCCAGCAGGATCGTTGGTACCGCCTCGTTCCTTGAGGGATATATTGCGCAGGATTGCCCTGTTTACGGTGCAGAGAGAAGGGGCGCACCGATACAGGCATATACCAGGGTATCGAAAAACCCTATTCTGGAAAGAGGTGTCATTGTCCATCCTGATATTACGATAATAGCAGATGAGACGTTGCTTGACGACCGTACGGCAAATGTATTTCAGGGAGTGTATGGGGGTACGATAACCATGATTAATACGCACTACTCTTCTGCGCATGTCAGGGAAAGATTTGGAATATCCGGAAAGATAGTCACGCTGGATATGACCGATATTGTCTTGACTCAGATAGGAAAGCCCGTGCTCAGCAGCGTTGCAGCTGCTTCAGCATCTAAATTAACAGGTATGGTTACCAGGCAGTCGTTGAAGGAAGCCATTGTCAGAGAGCTGTTTTCTGTCGATATTCCCAAAGAGGTTGTGAAGAAAAATGTAGAGGCTGCACTTATCTGCTTTGACCGGACACCAGATATTCACATCGATCATTCAGAACCGATGAAAGAAGATAATACATTTGTGAAGCTGGAATATTCCGGTCCATACCTGGGTACGCCCAGTACCTATGCCAGGGGGAATACCGTCTTAAAAAAGACCGGAAACTGGCGCCTTTTTAAACCGGTCATTGATCATGAAAGATGTTCGCGATGCCGGGCGTGTTTTGTCCACTGCCCGCATAGTTGTATCTCTCTCGATACAGCAGGGTATCCCCGGATTGATTATGAAAATTGCAAGGGCTGTCTTATCTGTCTTGAGGAGTGTCCCAAAAAAGTAATTTTGAAAAAACGGGAGGTACGGGAATGGTAA
- a CDS encoding FprA family A-type flavoprotein produces the protein MEAVEIKKDVFWVGVTDPDLVVFDIVVPTEHGTTYNAYLVRGEKIAVVDTVKEQFVDEFLDKIRSVVKLEDISYIIINHTEPDHSGGLIRLMELAPNAVPVFSRGARTFVKNILHKEFDYKEVKDGETIDLGNKTLKFISAPFLHWPDTMFTYLVDDKILFPCDAFGSHYCSPQRFNDELDSKDEAFQAFTFYYNAILRPFKKYLSEALDNIEDLEIDIIAPSHGPILRENLEKYIQTYRKLVSKGTGDSHKKKIAVVYVSSYGSTKKMAERIAKGASLPDTEVSLFNAAEMDLDVLMDEIEESDGLILGSPTLNAKAPKPIFDIISSLVMLNVRGKAAAVFGCYGWSGEAVQIIEDILRSLRFRIVEEGFKLRMIPSEEAMNGCEEFGRKCATAILEIKA, from the coding sequence ATGGAAGCTGTAGAGATTAAGAAGGATGTATTCTGGGTCGGTGTAACTGATCCCGATCTTGTTGTATTTGATATTGTTGTACCGACAGAACATGGGACCACTTACAATGCATATCTTGTCCGGGGGGAAAAGATAGCGGTTGTTGATACGGTAAAGGAACAGTTTGTAGACGAATTTCTTGATAAAATACGTTCGGTGGTGAAGCTGGAGGATATCAGTTATATCATTATCAATCACACTGAACCTGATCATTCCGGTGGATTGATTCGTTTGATGGAACTGGCGCCAAATGCAGTTCCCGTTTTTTCAAGAGGTGCCAGGACATTTGTGAAAAACATCCTGCATAAGGAATTTGACTATAAAGAGGTGAAAGATGGAGAAACCATCGATCTCGGCAATAAGACCTTGAAATTTATATCAGCTCCATTCCTCCATTGGCCTGATACCATGTTTACGTACCTGGTCGATGATAAAATACTGTTTCCCTGTGATGCGTTTGGTTCCCATTACTGCAGTCCCCAGAGGTTTAATGACGAACTGGATTCAAAAGACGAGGCATTTCAGGCTTTTACTTTTTACTACAATGCGATACTGAGACCATTTAAGAAATATCTTTCTGAGGCACTGGATAATATAGAGGATCTTGAAATCGATATCATAGCGCCGTCCCACGGCCCGATATTGAGGGAAAATCTGGAAAAATATATACAGACTTACAGAAAGTTGGTGTCTAAAGGAACAGGGGACTCTCATAAAAAAAAGATTGCCGTTGTCTATGTTTCTTCATATGGTAGTACGAAGAAGATGGCAGAGCGTATTGCCAAGGGAGCCAGCCTTCCGGATACAGAGGTTTCTCTCTTTAATGCGGCAGAGATGGATTTGGATGTCCTGATGGATGAGATTGAGGAATCCGACGGGCTGATCCTTGGTTCACCCACCCTCAATGCAAAGGCCCCGAAACCAATATTTGATATTATCTCAAGTCTCGTGATGCTGAATGTCAGGGGTAAGGCAGCTGCCGTATTCGGGTGTTACGGATGGAGTGGAGAGGCGGTACAGATCATTGAGGATATCTTAAGGAGTTTGCGTTTCAGGATTGTTGAAGAGGGTTTTAAGCTGAGGATGATACCTTCGGAAGAGGCGATGAATGGCTGCGAGGAATTTGGCAGGAAGTGTGCAACTGCTATTCTTGAGATAAAAGCCTGA
- a CDS encoding methylenetetrahydrofolate reductase C-terminal domain-containing protein — protein sequence MIVAESKPFEEINELVKKSHKVAVIGCGDCVTVCHSGGQKQVEELSLKLRIAAKRDGRKLEVREDTVLRQCEQEYVEPISEYIKDCDTVISIACGIGVQTLVEKFASARVSPGLNTTFMGAPVKPGLFLERCAGCGDCVLDETGGFCPVSRCSKSLMNGPCGGSMGGKCEVAQDIPCVWQQIYDQLDRQGRIDCMDEIKPPKRWSVSTGSTPRKLEIKHLQGG from the coding sequence ATGATAGTGGCAGAATCAAAGCCGTTTGAAGAGATAAATGAACTGGTGAAGAAGTCTCATAAGGTTGCGGTGATCGGTTGCGGGGATTGTGTAACGGTATGTCATTCTGGTGGTCAGAAGCAGGTCGAGGAGCTTTCGCTAAAATTACGCATTGCTGCGAAGAGGGATGGCCGCAAATTAGAAGTCAGAGAGGATACCGTCCTGAGGCAGTGTGAACAGGAATATGTAGAACCGATTAGTGAGTATATTAAAGATTGTGATACGGTTATTTCTATTGCATGCGGTATCGGGGTACAGACGCTGGTTGAAAAGTTTGCGTCTGCCAGGGTATCTCCCGGCCTCAATACAACCTTTATGGGTGCACCTGTCAAGCCGGGACTGTTTTTAGAGAGATGTGCAGGGTGCGGTGATTGCGTCCTTGATGAGACAGGCGGTTTTTGCCCTGTCAGCAGGTGTTCAAAGAGCCTTATGAATGGACCCTGTGGAGGTTCAATGGGGGGGAAATGTGAAGTGGCTCAGGACATACCGTGTGTCTGGCAGCAGATCTATGATCAGCTCGATCGACAGGGAAGGATTGACTGCATGGATGAGATTAAACCTCCGAAGAGGTGGTCAGTAAGTACCGGAAGTACTCCCCGTAAATTAGAAATCAAACATCTGCAAGGAGGATAA
- a CDS encoding MBL fold metallo-hydrolase produces MIIKTVVVGPLEVNCYIIGCEESMEAAIIDPGGDADEIIKTIQSEGLKPEFIINTHAHFDHVGAVRAIQEHFKIDFLLHKDDLFLIENLDQQVMQFGFDRVAKPDVNKFIKNGDNISLGKMTIKAIHTPGHTPGGVCYYVDNNVFVGDTLFAGSIGRTDFPGSSYEQLIQSIKENLFPLGDSVVVYTGHGPSTSIGNEKTHNPFLT; encoded by the coding sequence ATGATAATTAAAACCGTTGTCGTAGGTCCGCTTGAAGTAAATTGTTATATAATCGGGTGTGAAGAGAGTATGGAAGCTGCTATTATTGATCCGGGAGGCGATGCAGACGAAATTATCAAAACAATTCAAAGTGAAGGACTGAAACCTGAATTCATTATCAATACGCATGCACATTTTGACCACGTTGGGGCAGTAAGAGCTATCCAGGAACACTTCAAGATAGACTTCCTGCTGCATAAGGACGATTTGTTTCTCATAGAAAACCTCGATCAACAGGTAATGCAATTCGGATTCGATCGGGTGGCAAAACCTGATGTTAATAAGTTTATCAAAAATGGTGATAACATCTCTCTGGGGAAAATGACTATCAAGGCTATTCATACCCCCGGTCATACACCCGGGGGTGTATGCTATTATGTTGACAACAACGTATTTGTCGGTGACACACTGTTTGCGGGATCAATCGGACGAACAGATTTTCCCGGCAGCTCCTATGAACAGTTGATTCAGTCTATAAAAGAAAATCTGTTCCCTCTTGGTGATAGCGTTGTCGTATACACCGGACATGGTCCTTCAACATCAATTGGCAACGAAAAAACACACAATCCATTCTTAACTTAA
- a CDS encoding 6-phosphofructokinase has protein sequence MKKVGILTGGGDCPGLNATIRGVVRKCIVDYDYEMYGILEGWRGLIEGKVKTLDLESVSGILPKGGTIIGTSRTNPFGKNNAGAPEKILENIKKLGLDAVVSIGGEDTQGVAHKLFEMGVNIVSIPKTIDNDLMGTDYTFGFDTAVNIATEAIDRLHTTAESHNRVMVVEVMGRHAGWIATFSGIAGGADVILIPEKPVKIDEVCELLKKRHKRGKRFSIVVVSEGIKIQFENKEDEDFVLKDAKTDAFGHVTLGGVGPIMAKMIERGTGFESRCTVLGHILRGGAPSAFDRILGTRFGIAAAELIHKGEFGKMVVLKGNEILTIDLKDVSGQIKTVDDYWYNIARVFFG, from the coding sequence ATGAAAAAGGTTGGAATTTTAACGGGTGGCGGAGATTGTCCAGGGCTCAATGCCACCATTCGCGGTGTTGTGAGAAAATGTATTGTCGATTACGATTACGAGATGTATGGCATCCTGGAAGGGTGGCGGGGTTTAATTGAAGGGAAGGTAAAGACGCTTGACCTCGAAAGTGTTTCTGGAATCCTTCCGAAAGGTGGCACCATAATCGGTACAAGCCGGACTAACCCTTTTGGAAAGAATAATGCAGGGGCCCCGGAGAAAATCCTTGAAAATATTAAGAAACTGGGCCTCGACGCTGTTGTTTCTATCGGGGGAGAAGATACGCAAGGTGTTGCGCACAAGCTGTTCGAGATGGGTGTCAATATTGTCAGCATACCGAAAACAATAGATAATGATCTCATGGGGACCGATTATACCTTTGGATTTGATACTGCCGTAAACATAGCAACCGAAGCTATTGACCGGTTACACACCACCGCTGAATCACATAACAGAGTAATGGTAGTGGAGGTGATGGGCAGGCATGCGGGTTGGATCGCCACGTTTTCGGGCATTGCAGGCGGTGCTGACGTCATCCTGATACCGGAAAAGCCGGTAAAAATCGATGAAGTTTGCGAGTTATTAAAAAAACGTCATAAGCGTGGCAAGCGATTCAGTATCGTCGTTGTTTCAGAAGGAATTAAAATCCAATTCGAAAACAAAGAAGATGAAGATTTTGTCCTTAAAGATGCGAAGACTGATGCATTCGGCCACGTAACACTGGGCGGTGTCGGCCCAATCATGGCAAAGATGATTGAAAGAGGGACCGGTTTTGAGTCTCGATGCACGGTATTGGGGCATATCCTCAGAGGCGGTGCGCCTTCTGCCTTTGACCGGATACTGGGTACCAGGTTTGGCATAGCCGCTGCAGAATTAATCCATAAAGGTGAATTTGGAAAGATGGTAGTATTAAAAGGTAATGAAATCTTAACCATTGACTTAAAAGATGTATCAGGGCAGATTAAAACAGTTGATGATTACTGGTACAACATTGCCAGGGTATTTTTTGGCTGA
- a CDS encoding secondary thiamine-phosphate synthase enzyme YjbQ codes for MKIITDSVEISTRGNTDIIDITQEITDLLDKADLTRGTVTVFVSGSTAGVTSIEYEPGLIKDIPEAFERIAPAEMSYHHNATWGDGNGHSHVRAALLGSSFIVPFHNGKLLLGTWQQIVVIDFDNRPRKRNVVVQMMGE; via the coding sequence ATGAAAATCATAACTGACTCCGTAGAGATCTCTACACGGGGAAACACCGACATTATTGATATAACGCAGGAGATAACAGATCTCCTGGATAAAGCCGATCTTACCAGGGGAACCGTAACGGTTTTTGTCTCGGGTTCCACGGCTGGTGTAACCTCAATTGAGTATGAACCAGGATTGATAAAGGACATTCCGGAAGCCTTTGAGAGGATTGCCCCTGCTGAAATGAGCTATCACCATAATGCCACCTGGGGCGACGGCAATGGTCACTCCCATGTACGTGCCGCCCTGCTGGGCTCATCCTTTATCGTTCCCTTTCATAATGGCAAACTGCTCTTAGGTACATGGCAGCAGATCGTTGTAATAGACTTTGATAATCGGCCGCGCAAACGGAACGTGGTTGTTCAGATGATGGGTGAATAG